One Oncorhynchus clarkii lewisi isolate Uvic-CL-2024 chromosome 31, UVic_Ocla_1.0, whole genome shotgun sequence DNA segment encodes these proteins:
- the LOC139390677 gene encoding cyclin-A2-like → MSGSTQGQGSAVDVPLPEYQNQENKLSGLRGTIKNRVDNQENIVPKAPQRTVLGALQNNKRSKPQTLRGTKQVLSCDNEVPKSYADKLGSKQPAFQIHVDEPDSACSKKQVSLKAKPSTEIPPLTLNPTVTLLRQPLSSLAIPATCVSNMNVSFDDSPMDMSVIEGDEKPVNVATEYASEIHTYLREMEVKSRPKAGYMKKQPDITNSMRAILVDWLVEVGEEYKLQNETLYLAVNYIDRFLSSMSVLRGKLQLVGTAAMLLASKFEEIYPPEVAEFVYITDDTYTKKQVLRMEHLVLKVLSFDLASPTINQFLTQYFLTQPVSSQVESLSMFLGELSLVDSDPFLKYFPSQTSAAALVLANHTVTGGSWSKSLAEVTGYSLEDLMPCIEDLHQMYLNTATHAQQSVREKYKGAKYQEVSLIEPPEKLSLN, encoded by the exons ATGTCAGGATCAACCCAAGGACAAGGAAGCGCAGTTGATGTTCCACTGCCAGAATACCAAAACCAAGAAAATAAGCTGTCCGGACTGAGGGGTACAATCAAAAACCGTGTGGACAACCAGGAGAACATTGTCCCAAAAGCGCCACAGAGAACTGTCCTGGGAGCCTTGCAAAACAACAAACGCAGCAAACCTCAAACTCTGCGCGGCACAAAACAG GTGCTATCCTGTGACAATGAAGTACCCAAAAGTTATGCAGACAAGCTGGGCAGCAAGCAACCAGCTTTCCAGATTCATGTGGATGAGCCTGATAGTGCCTGCTCCAAGAAACAGGTGTCCCTCAAGGCCAAGCCCTCCACAGAGATTCCACCCCTGACACTGAACCCAACAGTTACCCTTCTCAggcagcctctctcctctcttgctaTACCAGCAACATGTGTATCTAACATGAATGTTAGTTTTGACG ATTCTCCCATGGATATGTCGGTTATTGAAGGCGACGAGAAGCCAGTGAACGTGGCAACGGAGTATGCTTCAGAAATACACACGTATCTTAGAGAAATGGAG GTTAAGTCCAGACCAAAAGCGGGCTACATGAAAAAGCAGCCAGACATCACCAACAGCATGCGGGCCATCCTCGTTGACTGGCTGGTGGAGGTTGGAGAGGAGTACAAGCTCCAGAACGAGACGCTGTACCTTGCCGTGAACTACATCGACCGTTTCCTGTCTTCCATGTCAGTCCTGCGGGGGAAGCTGCAGTTGGTCGGGACCGCTGCAATGCTGTTGGCTTC GAAATTTGAAGAGATCTATCCCCCGGAGGTCGCAGAGTTTGTTTACATCACGGATGACACCTACACGAAGAAGCAAGTGTTGCGAATGGAGCATCTGGTGCTGAAAGTGCTCTCCTTTGATCTTGCCTCTCCCACCATCAACCAGTTTCTCACGCAGTACTTTCTCACCCAGCCAGTCAGCAGCCAGGTGGAGAGCTTGTCAATG TTCCTAGGGGAGCTCAGTCTAGTTGACTCGGACCCGTTCCTGAAATACTTCCCTTCTCAGACTTCTGCTGCCGCTTTAGTTTTGGCAAATCACACAGTAACAGGAGGCTCATGG TCAAAGTCTCTGGCAGAGGTGACTGGCTACTCTTTAGAAGACCTGATGCCTTGCATAGAGGATCTGCACCAAATGTATCTCAACACTGCTACACATGCACAGCAGTCAGTACGGGAGAAGTACAAGGGTGCAAA